One part of the Humulus lupulus chromosome 9, drHumLupu1.1, whole genome shotgun sequence genome encodes these proteins:
- the LOC133801079 gene encoding uncharacterized protein LOC133801079 isoform X1 — protein MANSTLAFLIVLLLAAAPASESISYLQYRTLFSLSHKLLIRVANLRAARGDISGANRARFMAAKLEGGMGLGFRGFTWSAGWDYVTSYAWTELSYSDLSAAVSSSNDLLRWLGELSRAESAEERAAWVGRNYKNVLEVSSSMLSRLLEEFRESENWQETLREVVEAVEREVVDGGLLRDCLELGNNDLKGLIQILKDLGHQYGSNPDSPNDL, from the exons ATGGCCAACTCAACCCTCGCTTTCCTCATCGTCCTTCTCCTCGCCGCCGCGCCGGCCTCGGAGTCAATCTCCTACTTACAGTACCGTACACTCTTCTCCCTCTCCCACAAGCTCTTGATTCGAGTAGCCAACCTACGCGCCGCCAGGGGCGACATTTCTGGCGCGAACCGGGCCAGGTTCATGGCGGCGAAGCTGGAGGGAGGAATGGGTCTAGGGTTTCGGGGATTCACGTGGTCAGCCGGTTGGGACTACGTGACCAGCTACGCATGGACGGAGTTGTCCTATTCGGACCTCTCCGCCGCCGTTTCCTCCTCCAACGATTTGCTGAGATGGTTAGGTGAGTTGTCTCGGGCTGAATCGGCCGAAGAACGAGCCGCCTGGGTTGGacgaaattacaaaaatgtccttGAGGTCTCTAGCTCGATGCTCTCTAGGCTCCTGGAAGAGTTTCGCGAATCG GAGAATTGGCAGGAAACGTTGAGGGAAGTGGTGGAGGCAGTTGAAAGAGAGGTGGTGGATGGTGGATTATTGAGAGATTGTCTTGAATTGGGCAATAATGACTTAAAAGGTTTGATTCAAATCCTCAAAGATTTGGGTCATCAATATGGTTCCAACCCAGATTCTCCCAATGACTTGTGA
- the LOC133801700 gene encoding GDSL esterase/lipase At5g45670-like, translating into MNSNTENNVRFEIIVVFLSVFAVVMSGVRGAPQVPCYFIFGDSLVDNGNNNQLQSLARANYLPYGIDFPNGPSGRFSNGKTTVDVVAELLGFDDYIPPYATARGQQILGGVNFASAAAGIREETGRQLGGRISFSGQVENYRNTVSQVVDLLGDENTAADYLSRCIYSIGLGSNDYLNNYFMPQFYDTGNRYTPDQYANVLIQDYVENLKTLYNYGARRFALFGIGQIGCSPNELAQNSQDGKTCVEKINSANRIFNSRLKGTVDQLNSQFTDARFIYIDSYGIFQDIIQSPSSYGFRVTNAGCCGVGRNNGQITCLPLQTPCQNRDEYLFWDAFHPTEAGNVVVGRRSYSAQRASDAYPIDIRRLAQL; encoded by the exons ATGAATAGTAATACTGAGAATAATGTTAGGTTTGAAATAATAGTAGTGTTTTTGAGTGTGTTTGCTGTAGTGATGAGTGGTGTGAGAGGAGCTCCACAAGTGCCTTGCTACTTCATATTTGGAGACTCTTTGGTGGACAATGGGAATAATAATCAGCTTCAGTCCTTGGCTAGGGCTAATTATCTGCCTTATGGCATTGATTTCCCTAATGGTCCTTCTGGTAGATTCTCCAATGGCAAAACTACCGTTGATGTTGTTG CTGAGCTATTGGGTTTTGATGATTATATTCCACCATATGCAACCGCTCGTGGGCAACAAATCCTTGGAGGAGTCAATTTTGCATCTGCTGCTGCTGGAATTAGAGAAGAAACTGGTCGTCAATTG GGTGGTCGGATCAGCTTCAGTGGACAAGTAGAGAACTACAGAAACACAGTATCACAAGTGGTGGATTTACTAGGAGATGAGAACACAGCTGCTGATTACTTGAGCAGATGCATATACTCGATCGGCTTAGGCAGCAACGATTACCTGAACAACTATTTCATGCCTCAATTCTACGACACTGGTAACCGTTACACCCCTGACCAATATGCCAATGTTCTCATTCAAGACTATGTTGAAAACCTCAAGACCTTGTACAACTATGGAGCTAGGAGGTTTGCTCTCTTCGGAATCGGTCAAATCGGGTGTAGCCCTAACGAGTTGGCTCAGAACAGCCAAGATGGTAAGACTTGTGTCGAGAAGATCAACTCGGCGAATCGGATCTTTAACTCGAGGTTGAAGGGGACTGTGGACCAGTTGAACAGCCAGTTCACTGATGCAAGGTTCATCTACATTGATTCTTATGGCATTTTCCAGGATATTATTCAAAGTCCTTCCTCTTATG GATTTAGGGTTACAAATGCTGGGTGCTGTGGAGTAGGGAGGAACAATGGGCAAATTACATGTCTACCCTTGCAAACTCCATGCCAGAACAGGGATGAGTACTTGTTCTGGGATGCATTCCACCCAACTGAGGCTGGCAATGTTGTTGTGGGAAGAAGATCTTACAGTGCTCAACGTGCATCTGATGCCTACCCAATCGACATTCGAAGGCTAGCTCagctctaa
- the LOC133801079 gene encoding uncharacterized protein LOC133801079 isoform X2 translates to MANSTLAFLIVLLLAAAPASESISYLQYRTLFSLSHKLLIRVANLRAARGDISGANRARFMAAKLEGGMGLGFRGFTWSAGWDYVTSYAWTELSYSDLSAAVSSSNDLLRWLGELSRAESAEERAAWVGRNYKNVLEVSSSMLSRLLEEFRESETLREVVEAVEREVVDGGLLRDCLELGNNDLKGLIQILKDLGHQYGSNPDSPNDL, encoded by the exons ATGGCCAACTCAACCCTCGCTTTCCTCATCGTCCTTCTCCTCGCCGCCGCGCCGGCCTCGGAGTCAATCTCCTACTTACAGTACCGTACACTCTTCTCCCTCTCCCACAAGCTCTTGATTCGAGTAGCCAACCTACGCGCCGCCAGGGGCGACATTTCTGGCGCGAACCGGGCCAGGTTCATGGCGGCGAAGCTGGAGGGAGGAATGGGTCTAGGGTTTCGGGGATTCACGTGGTCAGCCGGTTGGGACTACGTGACCAGCTACGCATGGACGGAGTTGTCCTATTCGGACCTCTCCGCCGCCGTTTCCTCCTCCAACGATTTGCTGAGATGGTTAGGTGAGTTGTCTCGGGCTGAATCGGCCGAAGAACGAGCCGCCTGGGTTGGacgaaattacaaaaatgtccttGAGGTCTCTAGCTCGATGCTCTCTAGGCTCCTGGAAGAGTTTCGCGAATCG GAAACGTTGAGGGAAGTGGTGGAGGCAGTTGAAAGAGAGGTGGTGGATGGTGGATTATTGAGAGATTGTCTTGAATTGGGCAATAATGACTTAAAAGGTTTGATTCAAATCCTCAAAGATTTGGGTCATCAATATGGTTCCAACCCAGATTCTCCCAATGACTTGTGA
- the LOC133801702 gene encoding uncharacterized protein LOC133801702, whose translation MANPTLIFLIIVLLAAAPASESISYSQYRTLFSLSHTLLTRVENLRAARGDISGANRARVMAAKLERGMGLGFWRFMWSAGWDYVTNYAWRDLSYPELFAAVSDSNELLKWLGDLSRAESAGERAAWVGRNYKNVLKVSSSMLSRLLKVFRQSGKLREVVETVQREVVDGGLLRDCLELGTNDLKGLIQILKDMGLQYASNSDSTNSDL comes from the exons ATGGCGAATCCAACGCTCATTTTCCTCATTATCGTTCTCCTCGCCGCCGCGCCGGCCTCGGAGTCAATCTCCTACTCACAGTATCGTACACTCTTCTCCCTCTCCCACACTCTCCTGACTCGAGTGGAAAACCTACGCGCCGCCAGGGGCGACATCTCTGGCGCGAACCGGGCCAGGGTCATGGCGGCGAAGCTGGAGCGAGGAATGGGTCTAGGGTTTTGGAGATTCATGTGGTCAGCCGGTTGGGACTACGTCACCAACTACGCATGGAGGGACTTGTCCTATCCGGAGCTCTTCGCCGCCGTTTCCGACTCCAACGAGTTGCTGAAATGGCTGGGCGATTTGTCTCGGGCGGAATCGGCCGGCGAACGTGCCGCCTGGGTTGGCagaaattacaaaaatgtccttAAGGTCTCTAGTTCGATGCTCTCTAGGCTTCTCAAAGTGTTTCGCCAATCG GGAAAATTGAGGGAAGTGGTGGAGACAGTGCAAAGAGAGGTGGTTGACGGTGGATTATTGAGAGATTGTCTTGAACTGGGCACTAATGACTTAAAAGGTTTGATTCAAATCCTCAAAGATATGGGGCTGCAATATGCTTCCAACTCAGATTCTACTAATAGTGACTTGTGA